In Janibacter alkaliphilus, the following proteins share a genomic window:
- the hisS gene encoding histidine--tRNA ligase: MAKITPLSGFPEYLPEQRIVEQHFLDVIRSTFELHGFPSIETRAVEPVERLLGKGGDADKEIYGVHRLAGETSGGRDGGGGDGGAGRREGAELGLHFDLTVPFARYVLEHAGRLSFPFRRHQIQKVWRGERPQEGRYREFTQCDIDVVDVGELAPHFEAEMALVVAEIFAALPLPRMTIMVNNRKIPEGFYRGIGLDDVAGTLQIVDKLDKVGPERVVELLVESGASPEQAQQCLALAQIRSSDTSFVERVRELGVEHPVLEEGLAALAAVIEAGSAAAPGAMVADLKIARGLDYYTGTVYETAMEGYESWGSFCSGGRYDELASDGRTTYPGVGISIGLSRLLGLVFTEGLVEASRKTPAAVLVAVTDEESRAASVAVARSLRGSGVPCEVAPAAARFGKQIRYAERRGIPYVWFVGAGEDGGDQIKDIRSGEQVDAVAEEWRCPVADLRPQVVAAGQAPGHG, encoded by the coding sequence ATGGCCAAGATCACCCCGCTCTCCGGCTTCCCCGAGTACCTGCCCGAGCAGCGGATCGTCGAGCAGCACTTCCTCGACGTCATCCGCTCCACCTTCGAGCTGCACGGCTTCCCCTCGATCGAGACCCGCGCGGTGGAGCCGGTCGAGCGGCTGCTCGGCAAGGGCGGCGACGCCGACAAGGAGATCTACGGGGTGCACCGGCTCGCCGGGGAGACCAGCGGCGGCAGAGACGGTGGCGGCGGTGACGGCGGCGCTGGCCGGCGAGAGGGCGCCGAGCTGGGGCTGCACTTCGACCTCACCGTCCCCTTCGCCCGGTACGTGCTGGAGCACGCGGGGCGGCTGAGCTTCCCCTTCCGCAGGCACCAGATCCAGAAGGTGTGGCGTGGCGAGCGGCCGCAGGAGGGGCGCTACCGCGAGTTCACCCAGTGCGACATCGACGTCGTCGACGTCGGCGAGCTGGCGCCGCACTTCGAGGCGGAGATGGCCCTGGTGGTCGCCGAGATCTTCGCGGCGCTGCCGCTGCCGCGGATGACGATCATGGTGAACAACCGCAAGATCCCCGAGGGCTTCTACCGCGGGATCGGGCTGGACGACGTCGCCGGGACGCTGCAGATCGTCGACAAGCTCGACAAGGTCGGGCCGGAGCGGGTCGTCGAGCTGCTCGTCGAGAGCGGCGCCAGCCCGGAGCAGGCGCAGCAGTGCCTGGCGCTGGCACAGATCCGTAGCAGCGACACCTCCTTCGTGGAGCGGGTGCGCGAGCTCGGCGTGGAGCACCCGGTGCTGGAGGAGGGCCTGGCGGCGCTGGCCGCGGTCATCGAGGCCGGCAGCGCGGCGGCGCCGGGGGCGATGGTCGCCGATCTCAAGATCGCCCGCGGGCTGGACTACTACACCGGCACGGTCTACGAGACGGCGATGGAGGGCTACGAGTCGTGGGGCTCGTTCTGCTCCGGCGGGCGCTACGACGAGCTGGCCAGCGACGGACGGACGACCTACCCGGGCGTGGGCATCTCGATCGGCCTCTCCCGGCTGCTCGGGCTGGTCTTCACCGAAGGTCTGGTCGAGGCCAGCCGGAAGACGCCGGCGGCGGTCCTGGTCGCGGTGACCGACGAGGAGTCGCGGGCGGCGTCGGTGGCGGTCGCGCGGTCGCTGCGCGGCTCGGGGGTGCCCTGCGAGGTCGCGCCGGCGGCGGCCCGCTTCGGCAAGCAGATCCGCTACGCCGAGCGGCGCGGCATCCCGTACGTGTGGTTCGTCGGGGCGGGCGAGGACGGCGGGGACCAGATCAAGGACATCCGCTCCGGCGAGCAGGTCGA